A genomic segment from Chitinophaga niabensis encodes:
- a CDS encoding SusC/RagA family TonB-linked outer membrane protein produces the protein MKLLAYGKAVPRYRHLPAKLLLVMKLTAFLMLIAALHVSAAGFAQKITLSRKNAPLGKIFSDIQAKSGLSILYDSKLIRSAGNRDIDVKDASLEEVLDKCLEGLSLSYVIMDKMIVIRTKTLPAIPVQPPQTVSGAITDEKGLPVIGATVYLKELKRGTLTDVQGKFSLPNVPPGKYTLNVTSIGFEAREETVTVTDQMVTVQLSLKTSINNLKELIVVTALGIRKAAKSVTYNVQTISGSEVNNVKDPSLVNSLTGKIAGMTVNTSSSGPGGATKVVMRGNKSIYGNNNALYVVDGIPLPDLFTQKTTSTDGFSVPGGSDGIANINPDDIESITALTGASAAALYGSQAANGVILLTTKKGKAGKTIINYSLNANFSRPLLLPEFQQTYGADPAPAFQSWGAKQAANADTKDFFQTGQSYTHALNVSTGTERNQTYFSAAAVNATGIIPHNTFDRYNFSIRNTSTLLDDKLSLDVNAQYISQQQDNIPVQGQYYNALVGVYLFPRSHNFGSFKNFEQYDPNRNFAVQNWPYGDLGMMLQNPYWVVNRNTNMLKRDRLIASVAAKYTISPSLSLTGRVKQDRVNDQWNAKNYASTVAFLGGVNGKYDNSKSFGRQSYADLILTWNRKMNDFALNVNAGASIQDVQDNTTGWSNGYLSQFANMFTFANVDFTRFTPYDRNDRMQTQAVFATAQLGYREMLYLEASARNEWSSALSFTQSKSYFYPSVGLTGIISEMAQLPQAITFAKVRAAYSEVANAIPLYISMPTIPIPNGGAIQAIHAKPFQEMKPERTSSFEAGIDLRFFNDQFSVSATYYNTHTKNQFFKVEVSPSVGYNAYYINAGNIQNQGIEANVGYNGRIGNVNWTPALTFALNRNKVVEMLDYTDPFTGQRRTQDEFIVSDFAGYRLIVKKGGSYGDIYAKDVKRDDKGAIVLNDKGLPEVGDFIKVGNANPRYLLGWNNGLTYGRFNLNFLVDARLGGEVVSSTEAIMDNFGVSKRTEEARNNGGVMVNGTKVDAKGYYQNLTGATSSALALYTYSATNVRLRELSLGYTIPAAALNNKLQKIQLSLVARNLWLIYKKAPYDPEITAFTTNQFQGYDYFGMPSLRNIGLNLKVTF, from the coding sequence ATGAAACTACTTGCGTATGGCAAAGCCGTACCACGTTATCGGCATTTGCCGGCTAAATTGTTGCTGGTTATGAAATTAACAGCCTTTCTAATGCTCATTGCAGCGCTGCATGTAAGCGCTGCCGGTTTTGCCCAGAAGATCACGCTTTCCCGCAAGAATGCGCCGCTTGGTAAGATCTTTTCAGACATACAGGCAAAGAGTGGCCTTTCTATTTTATATGACAGCAAGCTGATCAGGAGCGCCGGGAACAGGGACATTGATGTAAAGGACGCCAGCCTGGAAGAGGTGCTGGACAAATGCCTGGAAGGACTGTCCTTATCCTATGTGATCATGGACAAAATGATCGTGATCCGGACAAAAACATTACCTGCTATACCTGTTCAGCCACCACAAACAGTCAGCGGTGCAATAACAGATGAGAAAGGATTACCGGTGATCGGTGCTACCGTTTACCTGAAAGAATTAAAGCGGGGAACGCTCACGGATGTACAGGGAAAATTCTCCCTGCCAAATGTTCCCCCCGGCAAGTACACGCTGAATGTTACATCCATTGGATTTGAAGCCCGGGAAGAAACTGTTACGGTAACCGATCAGATGGTTACCGTACAGCTCTCCCTTAAAACCAGTATCAATAACCTGAAGGAGCTGATCGTAGTGACCGCTCTGGGGATCAGGAAGGCCGCCAAGTCTGTTACCTATAATGTACAGACCATTTCCGGCAGTGAGGTGAACAACGTAAAAGATCCCAGCCTGGTGAACAGCCTCACCGGTAAAATAGCCGGTATGACGGTGAATACAAGTTCTTCTGGTCCCGGTGGTGCCACCAAGGTGGTCATGAGAGGGAATAAATCTATTTACGGTAATAACAATGCGCTGTATGTGGTAGATGGTATTCCTTTACCTGATCTCTTTACACAAAAAACAACCTCCACCGATGGCTTTTCCGTACCGGGCGGCAGCGATGGTATCGCGAACATCAACCCGGATGATATTGAAAGCATTACTGCTTTAACCGGTGCATCTGCAGCAGCTTTGTATGGCAGCCAGGCAGCAAATGGTGTGATACTGCTCACCACCAAAAAAGGAAAGGCAGGTAAGACCATCATCAATTATTCCCTCAACGCCAACTTCAGCAGGCCATTACTGTTACCGGAATTTCAGCAGACCTATGGTGCAGATCCTGCTCCCGCTTTCCAGAGCTGGGGCGCCAAACAAGCTGCCAATGCGGATACAAAGGATTTCTTCCAGACAGGGCAGAGCTATACACATGCCCTCAATGTATCCACCGGCACAGAGCGCAATCAAACCTACTTTTCTGCTGCGGCAGTGAATGCTACAGGCATCATTCCACACAATACCTTCGACCGTTATAACTTCAGCATCAGGAATACCAGCACATTACTGGATGATAAACTGAGCCTGGATGTGAATGCACAATATATCAGCCAGCAGCAGGATAATATACCTGTGCAGGGGCAGTACTATAACGCATTGGTAGGCGTTTATCTTTTCCCCCGCTCACACAACTTCGGTAGTTTTAAGAACTTTGAACAATATGATCCCAACCGGAACTTTGCAGTGCAGAACTGGCCTTACGGCGATTTAGGTATGATGTTGCAAAACCCCTACTGGGTTGTGAACAGGAATACCAATATGCTGAAACGGGACAGGCTGATTGCTTCCGTAGCAGCAAAATACACGATCAGCCCATCTTTGAGCCTCACCGGCCGTGTGAAGCAGGACAGGGTGAACGATCAGTGGAATGCAAAGAACTACGCATCTACCGTAGCATTCCTGGGTGGCGTGAACGGCAAGTATGATAACTCAAAATCTTTTGGAAGGCAATCTTATGCAGACCTGATCTTAACCTGGAACAGGAAGATGAACGACTTTGCGCTGAATGTAAACGCAGGGGCAAGCATACAGGATGTGCAGGATAATACAACAGGATGGAGCAACGGATATTTATCCCAGTTTGCCAACATGTTCACTTTTGCGAATGTGGATTTCACCCGCTTTACACCTTATGACCGCAACGACCGGATGCAGACACAGGCCGTGTTTGCCACTGCGCAGCTGGGGTACAGGGAGATGTTGTACCTGGAAGCATCTGCAAGGAATGAATGGTCTTCTGCTTTATCCTTCACGCAAAGCAAATCTTATTTTTATCCCTCTGTAGGGCTCACAGGTATCATCAGTGAAATGGCGCAATTGCCGCAGGCGATCACTTTCGCAAAGGTAAGAGCAGCCTATAGCGAAGTGGCCAATGCCATTCCGCTTTACATTTCTATGCCTACTATTCCAATCCCTAACGGCGGTGCTATACAGGCTATTCATGCCAAACCTTTCCAGGAAATGAAACCGGAAAGAACAAGCTCTTTTGAAGCGGGCATAGATCTTCGTTTCTTTAATGATCAGTTCAGTGTCAGCGCCACTTATTATAACACCCATACCAAGAACCAGTTCTTCAAGGTAGAGGTATCGCCATCTGTTGGTTATAATGCATACTACATCAATGCCGGTAATATACAGAACCAGGGCATTGAAGCAAACGTTGGTTACAATGGCAGAATCGGGAATGTAAACTGGACCCCTGCGCTCACTTTTGCACTCAACCGCAACAAGGTGGTGGAGATGCTGGATTACACAGATCCCTTCACCGGGCAGCGCAGAACGCAGGATGAGTTTATCGTATCCGATTTTGCAGGCTATCGTTTGATCGTAAAGAAAGGTGGTTCTTATGGTGATATCTATGCAAAGGATGTGAAACGGGATGATAAAGGTGCCATTGTGCTGAATGATAAAGGGCTTCCGGAAGTAGGGGATTTTATCAAGGTAGGTAATGCCAATCCCCGTTATCTGCTGGGATGGAACAACGGGCTTACTTATGGCCGCTTCAATCTGAACTTCCTGGTAGATGCAAGGCTGGGTGGAGAAGTAGTATCTTCCACGGAAGCGATCATGGATAATTTTGGCGTATCCAAACGTACAGAAGAAGCCAGGAATAATGGTGGTGTGATGGTGAACGGAACAAAGGTGGATGCAAAAGGATATTATCAGAACCTTACCGGCGCAACGTCTTCCGCACTGGCATTGTATACTTACAGCGCTACGAATGTAAGACTGAGGGAACTATCCCTGGGTTACACCATTCCTGCAGCCGCACTCAATAATAAATTACAGAAGATACAATTATCCCTTGTAGCAAGGAATCTTTGGCTGATCTATAAAAAGGCACCTTACGATCCGGAGATCACGGCATTTACCACTAACCAGTTCCAGGGTTATGATTATTTCGGTATGCCCAGTCTGAGGAACATAGGCCTAAACTTAAAAGTCACCTTTTAA
- a CDS encoding FecR family protein: protein MNREEVISLMEKYAAGSLSAEEEQHFRSWMEQVSPAEFQSLLNEASHIPAAFKAWQSPSPEFIQRLEQRLDERSGKTKIFTLTRMVAAASVIVLAVIAAVFYYNREPQARTLAQQEQQPDVHPGGNRATLQLGDGTVIALDSANEGELTRQGNTRIIKLANGQLAYQGGDEHAVPVFNTITTPNGGQYQIELPDGSKAWLNAASSLRFPSYFAGGERVVELEGEGYFEIAANAAQPFRVKIREGVVEVLGTSFNINAYADESAARTTLLQGAVKVHKGTAAMLLKPGQQAVMSNGTITRLPNADTEQAIAWKNGFFQFDGIGLPELMRQISRWYNLEVKFEGKIPEREFAGKISRDVNLQDVLKALQINGVNFKRTGNILVVTP, encoded by the coding sequence ATGAATCGGGAAGAAGTTATATCCTTAATGGAAAAATATGCCGCCGGCAGCTTGTCTGCTGAGGAAGAGCAGCACTTCCGGAGCTGGATGGAACAGGTAAGCCCTGCGGAATTCCAGTCCCTGCTGAACGAGGCCTCTCATATCCCGGCTGCTTTTAAAGCCTGGCAATCTCCCTCCCCTGAATTTATCCAACGGTTAGAACAGCGGTTGGATGAACGTTCCGGTAAAACAAAGATCTTCACGCTTACCCGTATGGTGGCCGCCGCCTCTGTTATAGTGCTGGCGGTGATCGCAGCCGTTTTTTATTATAACCGGGAACCGCAGGCACGTACGCTTGCACAGCAGGAGCAGCAACCGGATGTTCACCCCGGTGGTAACAGGGCCACATTGCAGTTAGGAGATGGTACCGTGATAGCGCTGGATAGCGCTAATGAAGGAGAACTAACCCGCCAGGGCAATACCCGTATCATCAAGCTGGCTAATGGCCAGCTGGCCTACCAGGGAGGAGATGAACATGCAGTCCCCGTTTTCAATACCATCACCACACCTAATGGCGGTCAATACCAGATAGAATTACCGGATGGCTCTAAAGCCTGGCTGAACGCGGCCTCGTCTTTACGTTTCCCCAGTTACTTTGCAGGCGGGGAGCGGGTGGTGGAACTGGAAGGAGAAGGCTATTTTGAAATAGCAGCCAATGCTGCCCAACCTTTCCGTGTAAAGATCAGGGAAGGTGTAGTGGAGGTACTGGGTACCAGTTTCAATATCAATGCTTATGCTGATGAAAGTGCGGCCAGAACAACCTTGCTGCAGGGGGCCGTTAAAGTGCATAAAGGAACAGCAGCAATGTTGCTGAAACCAGGCCAGCAGGCAGTGATGAGCAATGGTACAATCACAAGATTACCGAACGCAGATACAGAACAGGCGATCGCCTGGAAGAACGGTTTCTTTCAATTTGATGGGATCGGCCTTCCGGAGCTGATGCGCCAGATCTCCCGCTGGTACAACCTGGAAGTGAAATTTGAAGGAAAGATACCAGAGCGTGAATTTGCCGGTAAGATCTCCCGGGACGTGAATTTGCAGGATGTGTTGAAAGCCCTTCAGATCAATGGCGTGAATTTTAAAAGAACAGGAAATATACTCGTAGTAACACCTTAA
- a CDS encoding RNA polymerase sigma factor, whose product MLSGPANSEHINESSLLKKASAGDRIAFSTLYTYYFPRLYRFVFFINQSREDTEEIIQDVFLKIWDKKESLPRIRSFEDYLFRMAKNKLFDLAKKNKAKVQMIHRLMPLQMQAGSDATDEVTFKEYHRVAMEAITHLPERKRTVFLMSVEEDMSLDEIASELKISRSAVKKHLYAAVRTIKEHLRLHAEWTVGMIILLLF is encoded by the coding sequence ATGTTGTCCGGTCCCGCTAACAGTGAGCACATTAATGAAAGTTCCCTTCTGAAAAAGGCTTCAGCAGGGGACAGGATTGCATTTTCCACCCTGTATACGTATTACTTCCCCCGTCTTTACCGTTTTGTTTTTTTCATTAACCAGTCCCGTGAGGATACGGAAGAGATCATACAGGACGTGTTCCTGAAAATATGGGATAAGAAAGAATCGCTGCCCCGTATCCGTTCTTTTGAAGACTATCTCTTCCGGATGGCAAAGAACAAACTGTTTGACCTGGCAAAAAAGAACAAGGCAAAAGTACAGATGATCCACCGCCTGATGCCCTTGCAAATGCAGGCCGGTAGCGATGCTACGGATGAAGTGACCTTTAAGGAGTATCACCGGGTGGCCATGGAAGCCATCACCCATTTACCCGAACGTAAACGCACCGTTTTCCTGATGAGTGTGGAGGAAGATATGTCGCTCGACGAAATTGCCTCCGAACTGAAAATATCCCGTTCTGCCGTTAAAAAACATCTCTATGCTGCTGTCCGTACCATTAAAGAGCATCTGCGCCTGCATGCGGAATGGACAGTTGGGATGATCATTTTACTTTTATTTTGA
- a CDS encoding NADH-quinone oxidoreductase subunit N: MSTSDLLSLMPLVIISGSAVIAMLLVAIKRNHRIMHAFSVLAFMAALLSLFVQPYAVPYIIAPLFVVDAFALFNTGLILLAGLSVLFLSFKYFEQREERKEEYYILLLLATVGGMVLVISQHFISLFLGLETMSISLYGLIAYLRARERSDEAGIKYLLLAALSSAFLLFGMALVYAFTGTMEFEGIGAYLKQAGTVPVTVVAGFGLMVIGVGFKLGIVPFHMWTPDIYEGAPLPVAAYIATVSKGSMLVLLMRFYRDIDGYEYTILWWVFAIIAMASMFVGNWLALLQQNVKRLLAYSSIAHMGYILIAFLAGQLAGQEAVIFYLVAYVITSIGAFGVLAILSDKIRDAELLDDFSGLFWRHPWLATVFTGMLLSLAGIPLTAGFIGKFYIIAAGVDAGLWLLLILLIVNSVIGLFYYIRIIAVMFQPLTDNTPTLTRQALPFFGVFALSALMGLLIWLGVYPSALISLIREMMLTMG, encoded by the coding sequence ATGTCAACATCAGATCTTTTAAGTTTAATGCCTTTGGTGATCATCAGCGGATCGGCGGTGATAGCCATGTTGCTGGTAGCCATTAAAAGGAATCACCGCATCATGCATGCTTTTTCTGTGTTGGCATTTATGGCGGCCTTATTATCCCTGTTTGTACAACCCTATGCCGTTCCTTACATCATCGCTCCCTTGTTTGTGGTGGACGCATTTGCCCTGTTTAATACAGGTCTGATATTGTTAGCGGGATTGAGTGTGTTATTCCTTTCATTTAAATATTTTGAACAAAGGGAAGAAAGGAAAGAAGAATACTACATCCTGTTACTGCTCGCCACAGTAGGAGGAATGGTATTGGTGATCAGCCAGCATTTCATTTCCTTGTTCCTTGGCCTGGAAACCATGAGCATCAGCCTGTATGGCCTGATCGCTTACCTGCGCGCACGTGAGCGTTCAGACGAAGCAGGGATCAAATACCTTTTATTAGCTGCACTTTCTTCTGCCTTCCTTTTATTCGGAATGGCACTGGTATATGCTTTTACCGGTACCATGGAATTTGAAGGTATAGGTGCTTATCTTAAACAGGCCGGAACGGTACCGGTAACGGTAGTAGCTGGCTTTGGCCTGATGGTGATAGGTGTTGGGTTTAAACTCGGCATCGTGCCTTTTCATATGTGGACGCCGGATATCTATGAAGGAGCCCCTTTGCCTGTGGCGGCCTACATCGCCACTGTTTCAAAAGGCAGCATGCTGGTATTGCTCATGCGTTTCTACAGGGATATTGATGGATATGAATATACCATCCTCTGGTGGGTATTTGCTATTATAGCCATGGCCAGTATGTTTGTCGGCAACTGGCTGGCCTTGTTACAGCAGAATGTAAAACGCCTGCTGGCTTATTCTTCCATCGCACACATGGGGTATATCCTCATCGCTTTCCTGGCAGGGCAACTGGCAGGGCAGGAGGCCGTGATCTTTTACCTGGTGGCTTATGTGATCACCAGCATTGGCGCATTTGGGGTATTGGCCATCCTCTCCGATAAAATAAGGGATGCAGAATTGCTGGATGATTTTTCCGGTCTTTTTTGGCGCCATCCCTGGCTGGCCACTGTGTTTACAGGTATGTTGTTATCCCTTGCGGGCATTCCCCTTACCGCCGGGTTTATTGGTAAGTTCTATATTATCGCAGCGGGGGTGGATGCCGGTTTATGGCTGTTGCTGATCTTACTGATCGTCAACAGTGTCATAGGATTGTTCTATTACATCCGCATTATTGCCGTAATGTTCCAGCCCCTTACAGATAACACACCCACACTTACCCGGCAGGCTTTACCTTTCTTTGGTGTGTTTGCGTTAAGTGCTTTAATGGGATTGTTAATCTGGCTGGGTGTATATCCTTCCGCCCTGATCTCCCTGATCAGGGAGATGATGTTAACGATGGGCTAG